CCACATGGCCGGCAACCTGAAGCTGTACATGCCGGCACACAACGGTGAGCCCGCCCTGGATGAGTACGGCGAGTTCCTGCGCTCTATGGGTGAACCGCTGTTGCCGCATGGCTCTGCCCTGTGGATCATCCGCATCGTGCTGATCGTGGCAATCCTTGCCCACATCTACGGTGCCTTTACCTTGGCTTCCCGCTCCAAGGCATCCCGCGGCAAGTTCAAGCGCACCAACCTGATGGGTGGCCTGGATTCCTTCGCCACCAAGTCCATGCTGGTAACCGGTGTCGTGCTGCTGCTCTTCATCATCTTCCACCTGCTGGACCTCACCATGGGCGTACAGCCGATGGCCCCAGAGGGCTTCGTTGAAGGCTCTGTCAAGGCCAATATGATCGAAACCTTTAGCCGTTGGCCGGTCACCATCTTCTACGTGCTGGCAATGTGCTGCCTCTTCCTGCACCTGACCCACGGCATTCGCCTCGCCGCATCTGACCTGGGTATCACCGGTGCCAAATGGCGTCAGACCTTCTTGGTCTTGGCCTACATCATCCCGGCCGTTGTATGCATCGGCAACATCGTTATGCCTTTGTCCGTTGCCCTGGGCTTGGTCAGCTAAAGGAGATAGGAACCCATGACTACTACTGAACTCAAGCGTGAACACCCCAACTTCTCGCACCCAAAGTCCATCGTTGAGGGCGTCTCCGCTGGTAATATCCTGGAATCCCAGGAACCGCACGGCGTGCCGATGAAGGATATGTGGGCTCACCACGTTGACCACATGAACCTGGTCTCCCCACTGAACCGCCGCAAGTTTGAGGTCCTCGTCGTAGGTACCGGCTTGTCCGCGGGCGCTGCTGCGGCAGCCCTTGGTGAATTGGGCTACGGCGTTAAGGTCTTTACCTACCACGACTCCCCGCGCCGCGCGCACTCTATTGCTGCGCAGGGTGGTGTCAACGCCTCCCGTGCCAAGAAGGTGGATAATGACTCCGCTTACCGCCACACCAAGGACACCGTAAAGGGCGGCGACTACCGCTGCCGCGAGTCTGACTGCTGGCGCCTGGCCAACGAGTCCGTTCGTGTTATCGACCACATGAACGCCATCGGCGCCCCGTTCGCCCGTGAGTACGGCGGCACCCTGGCCACCCGTTCCTTCGGTGGTGTGCAGGTCTCCCGTACCTACTACACCCGTGGTCAAACAGGTCAGCAGCTGCAGCTGTCCACGACCTCTGCACTGTACCGTCAGATCGGGCTGGGCAATGTGGAGCTTTTTGCCCACAACGATATGCAGGACATCATCACCTATGAGGACAACGGCAAGAAGCGCGCGGGCGGCATTGTCACCCGCAACCTGATTACCGGTGAGCTCAAGGCCTTCACCGGCCACGCCGTCATCCTGGGTACCGGTGGTTACGGCAACGTTTACCACATGTCCACCCTGGCGAAGAACTCCAACGCCAGCGCCATGATGCGCGCTTATGACAAGGGCGCTTATCTGGCTTCCCCGGCGTTCGTGCAGTTCCACCCGACGGGCCTGCCGGTCAACTCTGACTGGCAATCCAAGACCATTTTGATGTCGGAGTCCCTGCGTAACGATGGCCGCATCTGGTCGCCCAAGGAAGAGGGCGACGACCGCGACCCGAACACCATTCCGGAGGAAGAGCGCGACTACTTCTTGGAGCGCCGCTACCCGGCCTTCGGCAACCTGGTTCCCCGTGACGTTGCCTCCCGTGCAATTTCCCAGCAGATCAACAAGGGCCTGGGCGTTGGACCGCTGAAGAACTCGGTCTACCTTGACTTCCGCGACGCCATCGAGCGTCTGGGCAAGGATAAGATCCGCGAGCGTTACTCCAACCTCATTCAGATGTATGAAGAGGCCATTGGTGAGTCCGCGTACGAGACCCCCATGCGCATCGCTCCTACCTGCCACTTCACCATGGGCGGCCTGTGGACCGACTTCAACGAGATGACCTCTATTGACGGCCTCTTCGCCGCCGGTGAGTGCTCTTGGACCTACCACGGTGCTAACCGCCTGGGCGCGAACTCCCTGCTTTCGGCTTCTGTTGACGGCTGGTTCACCCTGCCGTTTACCATCCCGAACTACTTGGCTGACCACCTCAACGAGGACAAGCTGGCCGAGGACTCCGCTGAGGCACAAGAAGCCGTGCAGAAGTCCCAGGAGCGCATCGACAAGCTGATGCAGGTTCACGGCGATGACCCGCACGGTCCGTCCCACTACCACCGCCAGCTGGGTGACCTGCTGTACTTCGGCTGCGGTGTGTCCCGTAACGTCGAGGACCTGAAGGACACCATCGAGAAGATCCGTGCCCTGCGCGATGACTTCTGGAAGAACGTCCGCATCCCTGGTGAGGCGAATGACATGAACCAAGTCCTGGAATACGGCCTGCGCGTTGCCGATTACCTGGACCTGGGTGAGCTCATGTGCATCGACGCCCTTGACCGCGATGAGTCTTGCGGCGCTCACTTCCGCGAAGATCACCTTTCTGAAGAAGGCGAAGCCGAGCGTGACGACGAAAACTGGTGCTTCGTTTCCGCCTGGGAGCCGGGCGCGAACAAGAACGAGTTCATCCGCCACGCAGAACCCCTGTACTTTGACTCGATCCCGCTGATGACAAGGAACTACAAGTAATGAAATTGACACTTGAGATCTGGCGTCAAGCCGGACCCACCCAGGAAGGTAAATTCGAAACCGTCCAGGTGGATGATGCCTCCGAGCAGATGTCCATTCTGGAGCTATTGGACCACGTCAACGAAGGCTATGTTGAGCGCGGCGAAGAACCGTTCGCTTTCGCTTCTGACTGCCGCGAGGGCATCTGCGGTACCTGTGGTTTGACCGTCAACGGTCGCCCACACGGCCCGGGCCAGAACACCCCTGCCTGCCAGCAGCGCCTGTTCAACTTCAACGATGGCGACACCATCCAGCTGGAGCCCTTCCGCTCCGCTGCGTACCCCGTCATTAAGGACATGGTGGTTGACCGCTCCGCACTGGACCACGTGATGGAGCAGGGCGGTTACGTATCCATGGATGCCGGCACCGCACCGGATGCCGATACCATGCACATCAACCACGAGACCGCCGAGTACTCGCTGGACCACGCCGCTTGCATTGGTTGCGGTGCCTGCGTTGCTGCCTGCCCGAACGGTGCGGCACACCTGTTCACCGGCGCCAAGCTGGTTCACTTGTCCATGATGCCGCTGGGTAAGGAAGAGCGCGGCAGCCGTGCCCGCAACATGGTTGCTGATTTGGAATCCAACTTCGGCCACTGCTCCCTCTACGGTGAGTGTGCCGATGTCTGCCCGGCTGGCGTCCCACTGACCGCAGTATCTGCCGTTACCCGCGAACGTGCACGTGCTGCTTTCCGTGGCAAGGACGACTAAGCTAGAGTTATTCCGTAGGAATACTAGGAACGAGAGAAAGACAGAAAGACTCCGCCATGAGCGATAACACCCACGTAGTTGCTGACTACCAGAGCGAAACGTATCCGGAGTTCTCCGGCAAGATTCAGGACAACTACATCGAAGGCTACGACCCAGTATCCTTCGCAGCTCCTCACTCTTCCCTTCTCCGCACCTCCACGTGGGTCGGCATGGGCTTGATCCTGTCTTGCCTGCCAGCAGCCGGCATCCTCATCTGGGGCCTCGGCGTGTGGGACACCCCGCTGGGCACCGCAGGTGAAGGCAACTACGGCCTGACCATCGCCATCGGCGTCATTTCCTTGGTTGTGGTGGCCATCGCAGCCGCCGGCACCATCCACTATGGACGCCGCTACTACCGCCAGTACCGCAAGGAAACCGGCCGAGTTAACTAAGGCGCACGCCTAGTTCAGGCAACGTCTCAGTTTCTGTACTGACTCTACACAACCCCCGCCTCTACCGCATATAAGCTCTGCAGGAGGCGGGGGTTGCTTGTATTTGAAGCAGATAGGGGTTAAGTAGCAAGAGGGGATGCGGACATTTTTAGGAATATTTAGAGTAGCAGCTTGCGTCGGCGTTGATTGATGCTTAATCTGCCGAACTCAAGCTTGATTCTTCGTTCGTTTTAGAAGTCGACATAGTTATGAATCGCTTTTTCTAATTCCTCATGATGTCGCCATTTAGGCCCATAGAACATCTCATTTGGACCTGACCCCAGTTTGGTGGACACCTGATATCCAGCGGTTGCGTCCCTTAGTGTGGTGTAACGCTTGCTGATGGTGGGCCCGAAAATAGTAGGGCGGTCACCGTCGGAAACTTTCGACTCAACAACCACATCTCACCGAACGGCATATGACGATGACCGCTGCACCACATTCTATCGACCCTGCAACCTACTTGGAGAGAGTGTCTAATGGTTTGTGTGTGGGTACCTAACCCGCATGAGGAGATGGACCAGAATGACTACTATGGCGAGACGAGATCCGGCTGATAAGGCCAAGATTGATGCGATTGAAAAGAAGCTGCTTGCTAACCCAGAAATCGCGAAACTGATTGATGACCTAGGCACGTCGACAACGGATGCCAATGGCCCAGTTCGGGGCATGTTGCAACGACCCTCTGAACTCAAGCCCGTCGCAAACGCTGCAAAGACCCCATTCGTAACGCCGTATTAGCGCTTATGATTAGGTGGAATCAGATAACTTAAGAGCTGAGTAGGCTACTGATGAAAAATGGGGCTTGGCCTCTTTAGCAAGTAATCACCGCGTCTCTCTTAGGAGCTATCGTGGTGACCATTATATCGCTCCAGAGCGAGCAGGGAACCTTAGTGGAAGCAATTTTAATCTTCTGCTTGTCTTCGGTTTTCCTTTTTATCGTGTTCTTTTCTGCAGCGAGACTATTCAACGCGCTCTACCGACGTTGGAACTTTTCTAATCAGGAATAGACGTAAATTTATAACGTTCATTCCTTTCTTGACTGGAACAGCAATTGTTCCCATCAATGCCGCAGTCGCACTTTGATCTGTACCAGCGCAGCGCCGAGCGTTCGTCCGCGGGGTGCACCGGCAAGAGTGCTACCTGTATGCCCGGCAAGGTCGTAGGCGAATCTCAGTTCCGCGGTGTTGAAGTGTCCCAGGTTTTGTTCCGTTTGAGTAGATGGGAAAATCTGGAACATGCCGAAAAATTTGACCAGGATGCGAAGGACCGTGTGGTCCGTCTCGTGGAAGGACCGCATCTTGGCGGAAAATATGTCGATGCGCCCCGCGTGCCAGGCAGTAGGCCCAAAGCTGGGGGTTTCATGGCACACAGCTCGTCAATGGACTTAAGCCTGCTCGCCGTGCAGGAAGAACCCCAGAACCTGTGCCTGAAGATGTGGCTGCCGAAAACGCGAGGCTACGTCGTGAAAATCACCAGCTACGCGATACTAATGAGTTGTTGAAGGCCGCGTCAGCTTTTTCGCGTCGGAACTCGACCCGAAACGTTAAGAAATGATCCGGTTCATCGATGAAAACCGGAATCGTTTCACTGCCCGAGTTCATCTGCAAGACGTTGAAAAATAACCGGGCTGGTGGGTTTATCACCTCGCGTGGGTATCGCCAGTCCAAGGCTCGCGGGTTAAGTGCTCGTCGACTTCGTGATGCTGCGTTGGTTGAACGCATTAGTGCTGTTCATCGGGATAATTATGGTGTCTACGGTGTGCGGAAAATGTGGCATGCTCTTCGCCGTGAAGGAATCGATATCGGTCGTGAACAAACCGCCCGACTGATGCGCCTAGCTGGCGTTTCTGGCAAAGGCAAAGGCGGATCACCGATTACAACCCGAAAAGCTAACGTGCCTGATTTGCGCCCGGATTTGGTCGAGCGTGAATTTAAAGCTCAAGGACCGAATAAGCTGTGGGTGGCTGACATTACCTATGTACGGACACGAAAAGGATTCGTCTACACCGCGTTTGTCACCGACGTCTACTCCCGGCGGATCGTCGGGTGGGCGCTGTCAGATTCGATGCGGACCGAAGCTTTGCCGCTGCAAGCACTCAACCAAGCGATTGTGAGTGCTGAGGAAACAACAGGTCTCATTCACCATTCGGATCACGGCTCGCAGTACGTCAGCGTTGTCTACAACGAGCGACTTACCCGGCACGGCATTACAGCTTCCACCGGAAGTGTTGGTGACTCCTATGATAATGCTCTGGCTGAAAACGTTAACGGCCCCTCATAAGAACGAGCTAGTCCATACCCGCAGGTGGGATGACGTTGTAGAGGTAGAAATCGCGACGTTCGAGTGGGTGTCATGGTGGAACGAGACTAGGCTCCACCAAAGCTTGGGATACCGAACCCCGGTCGAGGTGGAAACCGAGTTTTGGAAGCAGAACTTGCCACAGGCAATAATGGAAAACAAGGCAAATGCCTAGGAACAAAACTCGGGGCACTTCAAGTAGATCGTTTATCAGGGCCGCCAAAAAGGGGACGAGGCGGACCATGAGCGCGCCAACGATGAACAAGGCGATAAGCCCAATGCCGATGACGGCGCCGAGGGCTAGCTCCTTGAGTGTGTGGCCGTGGAAGCATGACCGGTCGACCCACAAACACCATGTGCCCAGCCAGATGGCGGCGGTGAAGAATGTGGCGGCGTAGAAACCTCCCGAACCAGCCGGCGCCTGAGAGGAATAGAACAGTCCGATGGCACCCAAGATTGCAGGTAGAACTACCCGCCAGAGAATCGGCAGGCGGGTGGCGGTGGCATCACCGTGCGGCATGAAGGCCTTTCACAGTGGGGAAATCAATGAGGGAGCTCGACGCGGGAGGTCATGATTTAGTGTAATCGCGTACTGTCGAAAGTATTGACAACATCGCACTCGTCGACGTGTGCCGGGAGCCAGGAGAAAACATGAATAAAGATACCGCTGTGTAGCACGGCTGGCGCTTGTCACGGGAAGGTGAGATTTGAAGGGCATACCTGCGTAGGGAGTTCAGGAGGAACTAGTGGATGATTTCGAGTTTCCGGAGATGCCTCACGTGTATCTGCCGGCAGTTAATGCGGACGATGGGTTGACGCGTTGGGAGTTTCTGCAGGGGCGTTGGATGAGTTCCAGAAGCTTGAAGGTATCAATAAAGATGCTTTTCTCGAGATGCAACAACTTTTGCTGCGTTGGAGTGAGCGTGGCGCCCGAAGATGACGTTGCATTGGTGGAGCCATCGGGCACGAGGGTTCTCAATGAAATTCTGAACCCGCCATGGTTAGGCGAGTTGAAAGGGTGGGGAACTGGTGGGAATGGCGAGGACCGTCATTTTCGACTGTACTTCCTCGATATCTCTTCGAGGCCGGGTGAACCAGCCCACCAGATGCTTGAGCTTGTGTAAAGAAAAGCGGATCTTTGATGACACGCGTCAGGAGCTCATAGGACTAACGAGGCTGGATCGAGATATTTTTGCGGGTGTGATGTCTGGTGACTTTTTGGACTCGAGTCCATTGACTTTTGGACGCGAGTCCAGTTGGTTTTGACGCGGAGTCCAGGAAGTTTATGGACAGGATGTCTAACGACTTTTGGACTCTGGCTTCTTGACAATGTGGGGATGGCAATTCCCATTACTCTCCGCAAGAAGATAGCGGATTTCGACCCCATCCGTGAGGGCATCACGGTCCAGCAGTTCTGCAAGAACATCGGCGTATCGAAGCAGACGTACTACAACATCAAAGCACGTATCGCCGAACGCGGGCGGGCTGGCATCGTGCCCGACAGCACGGCACCGCTGAACCCGCGACGGGTCTACGATGACAAGATTCGACAACAGGTCCTGCAAGCTCGCGGTACGTTAAGAGCCCGCGGCCAAGACTGCGGCCATGGTCAATCTTCGTTATTGTCCACGTGGTGCCGGCGGGCAGAGCAGGGTGGAGGTTCCGGAGGTCCGTAGTTCCCCGTGGACCACGCCTGCAGGTGGTGGACATCGCAGTCTCATGGCCGGTTGCAGTCCGTGGGTGCACACGATTTCCCGGCAGCGAGCGCTATTTTGCCATAGCGAAGCGGTGCGCTTGGTGCGACCGAGCTCGAGCGGAAGCCCTTGTCATCGACGGCGCAGAAAGTCGTGCTGCGCAGCGCCCAAGCGGAGAAGATCGAGCGGAGATAGATCGATTCCCGCGCTTGTGGTGAAGCGGGTATCGCTGCTCATCGCTTGTATTCTTCCAGAGTGGTGGCGACGAAGAAGGAGCGAGGCCATCCGATTTCTTTTGGCCCGCGGACAAATAGCTGCCTAGTGCCGCGGTCAACTGATCCGCCATGCGCTGGCAGCATAGGTGCGGTATCGTCTTCGGGGCTCAGGCTCGCTGCCTTTATTCTTGGCAGGGGCGAAGGCACTGGCTAGGAGCGCGGCGGCGGAGGCATCGAGGTAGCCGGAGATGTGCACGCCACCGTCTGCATCTTGGTTAGAAATGCTGAAGCGGCGCTTGCGGGTAACCGCGTGTGGATCGCGCCCCCCGGAGGATCGACGGCATGCTTATTCGCCTTGCGGATGGCCTGACGCAGCCAATCGCAGAGATTCATAAGAGAGCGGCGCTTGGCCTCTTCCAAGGCCTTATTGCAGCTCCCGCGGCCCAGGGACCGCGAACTTATTGAGGCGCGCCCCGTTCGATGAGGTTGAGGACGCGTTCGGGATGGGGTCTTCCTCGAAGTAGTTTGCGCTGTTCTTCCGCCTGGCGCTCACGATCGGCGCGGCGGCGCGCTTCCTCCTCGGCTTTTGCGCGGCCGCATCTGCCTCGTCGTCTGCTGGCGGTTCAGGATCCTCAATGGGTGCAAAGAGGTTCTTGCCGTTGCGCAGGCGGGCGGCGGCCTCAGACTCTGAGGCCAAGGCGGGCGACTAAGTAGTCCCAGCCTTAGAAGAGCCGACCCGCCTGCCGGCATCATCGCGCTCTGCAATAAAGGCAAAGGCGGCATCGATAGTGGATTTATAGCCCAGCGCCCGCTCTAAGTGTTCGAAATTGGGGTGGAGCAATTCGAAGGAGAGATCGTCCGGATTCTGCATAAGGTTGCGCAGGCGCGTAAGGCAGCCACATCAGAAATGGCTGTATTGATTTCCGTATGCTTGGCAGTTTCCATGGTTCCTCCTCCTTCCTGTTTCGCTTTCATGTTCTATTCTATGTCATAAAACACCAGCGCAACCGCAAGAAAGGGAATTGGTCAATAGACTGTACATTCCCAACCAAACGGGCCCAGCCGCAACCAACGCAAGCAACCCCGCCAAACAGCGCCCGGAAAACCACTAATCCGGAAACTTAGGCAACGCTGTTTCATCGAGCCATGCGGCAACGGTGGCATCGAGGGGCGGCGTCCGGCGCAGCCTCCCGGAAGGACGAGGAGAGGAGATCTGCGGGCTCGACCACGGAGTGCTGATGCTGGGTGGTAGGAGGTGAGGGTGGGGAAGAAGGCATCGCCAAGCAGCCGGTGAATGGCGTACCGCGAGGGCCCCGCGCTTGTACACGCGGTCATCGAACATATCGCGCGCGCCAGGATCAGAAACCTTGATGTTGGCGCTTGCGCATCAGAACTGTAATGCGAGCGCGCCGCCTCGCGCGCGGAGGACGCACCCCGTGCTCACCCCACAACCACCTGCCAGGCAAACCCTCATTGAGCCAAATATCCTTCCACGCAGAAAGGCCAACGGAATTGCCAAACCACTGGTGGGAAAGCTCGCGCGATGAGCCGCTCGAAGGCGTGATCGCCCTTCACATGGTTGGAACCGAAAATGGACAAGCCTTGGGCCTCGAGGGAATCTCCAGCTCATCCTCGGTAATGATGACCTGATAGGCGGGGAACGGATAGGCCCGTAGATAGAGGAGAAGAAATCCACCATCTCCTGCTGCCGGGAAAACTCTTCGCGTACGCGCTCGCGCAAGAACGCCAGGCACGCCGCCTGGGTATTAGCCCCCAGCGAATAAGAAGAAAACTCGCCTACCTGTACCGCTGCAGGTATGTGGCCATGGGGTGGCGCGTGCGGTAGTGCCACCGAGTGGTGGAACCGCCGGCCTTGGGGAGACCAATTCGCCATTGGAAATAACGGTAAAGGGCTATCGGCGGTGATGATGATGTCATACGTCGCCTTTTCAGAAGGCGTGTCATCGCACGGAACCAGCTGGGCGCGCCATTGGGCTGGCTGGCCACCAACGAGCCGGATTCTCCTTTCCTCAACCACCCCTGTGTGGTGCGGATGGGGCGCGGGCTGCCGCCGTAGCGAATGCAGCTCAAACTCGGTTCCGGCAGGGATTTCGGAGGCAAAACGCGCAGCTTCCCAGAAGATTGGCGGAACCCGCAGGGCGCGTGCTTGGCGGTCACGCGCCGCGCCACCATCGCCCCCGCCAAGATCTAAGGTTAAGGAGGTCAGTTCCTCCACCGCGCGCACGCTCAAAATGGCCTCGCCCTGCAGCGGGTTAGGCTCCACGCGGTAGTTCAAGTCGTGGTGGTGACTTCAAAACCAAGGTTGAAGTCCACGCCGGTATAAGGATCAGTATGCGACGCAAAGGCGGTAGGAAGCAATGTCATAATTGCACCCTACCGCCCGTTGCGCGCAGCCTAAATTAGCTATTGAAGCCCCGCTCGAATACTGGCCAGGAATCCTTCAGATCCTGGTTCCAGGTGCGGCCACGAGTGGGTTCCGGTGGAAGTTAAAGGTGGCGGGCACGCCAGCCTGGCCGCTTGGCCTTGAAGTTGTGGTGCAGTAGTTCACACCGGCCTCGATGGCGCCGCCTTCAACCTGCAGGGTAGCGGAGCCCTGCGCTGCCTGGAGCGGGTTGTAGCCCTTGGACTGGATG
The window above is part of the Corynebacterium accolens genome. Proteins encoded here:
- a CDS encoding fumarate reductase/succinate dehydrogenase flavoprotein subunit, which codes for MTTTELKREHPNFSHPKSIVEGVSAGNILESQEPHGVPMKDMWAHHVDHMNLVSPLNRRKFEVLVVGTGLSAGAAAAALGELGYGVKVFTYHDSPRRAHSIAAQGGVNASRAKKVDNDSAYRHTKDTVKGGDYRCRESDCWRLANESVRVIDHMNAIGAPFAREYGGTLATRSFGGVQVSRTYYTRGQTGQQLQLSTTSALYRQIGLGNVELFAHNDMQDIITYEDNGKKRAGGIVTRNLITGELKAFTGHAVILGTGGYGNVYHMSTLAKNSNASAMMRAYDKGAYLASPAFVQFHPTGLPVNSDWQSKTILMSESLRNDGRIWSPKEEGDDRDPNTIPEEERDYFLERRYPAFGNLVPRDVASRAISQQINKGLGVGPLKNSVYLDFRDAIERLGKDKIRERYSNLIQMYEEAIGESAYETPMRIAPTCHFTMGGLWTDFNEMTSIDGLFAAGECSWTYHGANRLGANSLLSASVDGWFTLPFTIPNYLADHLNEDKLAEDSAEAQEAVQKSQERIDKLMQVHGDDPHGPSHYHRQLGDLLYFGCGVSRNVEDLKDTIEKIRALRDDFWKNVRIPGEANDMNQVLEYGLRVADYLDLGELMCIDALDRDESCGAHFREDHLSEEGEAERDDENWCFVSAWEPGANKNEFIRHAEPLYFDSIPLMTRNYK
- a CDS encoding M1 family aminopeptidase, with product MTPSSGSSRELSHQWFGNSVGLSAWKDIWLNEGLPGRWLWGEHGVRPPRARRRARITVLMRKRQHQGF
- a CDS encoding succinate dehydrogenase/fumarate reductase iron-sulfur subunit, producing the protein MKLTLEIWRQAGPTQEGKFETVQVDDASEQMSILELLDHVNEGYVERGEEPFAFASDCREGICGTCGLTVNGRPHGPGQNTPACQQRLFNFNDGDTIQLEPFRSAAYPVIKDMVVDRSALDHVMEQGGYVSMDAGTAPDADTMHINHETAEYSLDHAACIGCGACVAACPNGAAHLFTGAKLVHLSMMPLGKEERGSRARNMVADLESNFGHCSLYGECADVCPAGVPLTAVSAVTRERARAAFRGKDD
- a CDS encoding succinate dehydrogenase cytochrome b subunit, which encodes MTLRNPDREAIAHGHITNEPIRQQPGTPSWVLKLIMAVTGLLFALFVVGHMAGNLKLYMPAHNGEPALDEYGEFLRSMGEPLLPHGSALWIIRIVLIVAILAHIYGAFTLASRSKASRGKFKRTNLMGGLDSFATKSMLVTGVVLLLFIIFHLLDLTMGVQPMAPEGFVEGSVKANMIETFSRWPVTIFYVLAMCCLFLHLTHGIRLAASDLGITGAKWRQTFLVLAYIIPAVVCIGNIVMPLSVALGLVS
- a CDS encoding IS3 family transposase — its product is MKTGIVSLPEFICKTLKNNRAGGFITSRGYRQSKARGLSARRLRDAALVERISAVHRDNYGVYGVRKMWHALRREGIDIGREQTARLMRLAGVSGKGKGGSPITTRKANVPDLRPDLVEREFKAQGPNKLWVADITYVRTRKGFVYTAFVTDVYSRRIVGWALSDSMRTEALPLQALNQAIVSAEETTGLIHHSDHGSQYVSVVYNERLTRHGITASTGSVGDSYDNALAENVNGPS